The stretch of DNA GTAAGCCGCTTGTTGCGATATGGGGTATCGGATTTCCCGACAGGCCCTATAATACTCGTGATATCGGTATTGATCGTTTTATCGATTTTCTCAAAAATGATCCTGAATATGGAGGCTGTAGTGTAATGCTTGGAGTTCCTACCTTCTGGCGCGAACTCAATGCAGACTGCCTTCCCGATCCATACTTGCATACAATTATCCGCAAGGCAGATATTGTTCTTCCATGGACTGTACAGCGTTTTTCTCCTCTATTGCACAATGATATGGATCGCTATCGTGACTTAATAATCGGAGATATAGAGTGGTGCAGACAAAACAAAATAGATTATGTGCCTTGTGTTACACCCGGTTTTAGCTGGCATAATCTCAGTAGGTTCGAGTTCCCTGATGATATTAAACCCTCCGGGTCGATACCGCGTCAGGGCGGGCGTTTTTACTGGCAACAGATATCCACGGCTATTAATGCAGGGGCTAGTATGCTTTATGTAGCTATGTTTGATGAGGTAAACGAAGGCACAGCTATCTTTAAATGTACCGATAATCCTCCGGTAAGTGATATAGCCAAGTTTGTAGGTATGGACGGTATGCCATCCGACCACTATTTGTGGCTTACAGGAGAAGCAACAAAAATGATGCGTAGACAAAAACCATTGAGTATCAAAATGCCGAAACGAGAGTAATTAATATTCTTGAATAATACTTTATAGTGTATTATTATATTGATTTTATACGAAAAATAACTGAGATAATTTTATAAATTTAAAAGGTTAATGCTTCTGCAACCTGAATAAATGCCAAACAAAATAAAAATGAGAAAGTATTTTATACTAACTGTTCTGATTGCCCTTTCCATTAGTATGTATGCTACGGAAAGAATAAAATATCCTTACCCGTTCAACCCTATGCAGGGGTTGGTAAATGATGTGGAAAAGCCATACAGACAAGAATTGTGCCTGAACGGTAAATGGGACTTTATGCCAATATACGGAGCGAAAGCGTCAGATTTTAAGAAGCCTGTGACTTTCAAAAAAGAAAACGTTGCTATAAAGATACCGTCACCATGGAATGTAAATCATTTTACAGACGGACAGGGGGGAGATTTTACCGCTTATCCAAGTTATCCCAAAGAGTGGGAAAAAGCCGAGATAGGATGGATGCGGAAAGATGTGTCTGTACCCTCAGATTGGAGTGGTAAACAGGTTATTCTCCATTTTGAAGCTGTGATGGGAAAAACCGAGGTGTATGTAAATGGTCAGAAAGTGGCTGAAAACTTTGAATTATTCCTACCCTTCGAGGCGGATATAACATCTTTCATAAAGCCCGGACAAGAAAATGAAATACTTGTCGGTGTAGCCAAAGGCAGCTTGTTTGATAATCATGGAAAATATGGGCGTAGAACCTACGTAGGAGGGTCTATGTGGGGTATCGAAATGGCAGGGATATGGCAAGACGTATATATGTTTGCCTATAATCAGGTGTATGTAGAAGACTTGTTTATTCAGCCCGATGTACAGAATAAAAAATTAAGAATAGAACTCGATATTAAAAATGCATCCTCGCAGAAGCGAACTCTAAACTTGGATGCTGAGGTAAAAAAATGGTACAATCTGGCTGGACGTACAATTAATGAAAGTCCCGAACAGAAAGGAGAGGTCGCTGCTCAGGCTTCATTGACTTTTCCTACAGAAAAAAAGATTGTATTACAACCCAATTCAACCACAAAAGTTATAATTGAAAAAATTGTAAACGGAGAACTCGAATATTGGACGCCCGAAACACCAAATCTTTACGGCTTGGTCGTAAATGTGACCGAAAACAATAAAACAATAGATAAGAAGTATAACCGTTTTGGTTGGCGTCAGTTTACAATTTCAGGAGATAGGTTGTTGCTGAATGGCAAACAGATATCTTTGAGAGGCGACTCATGGCACTTTATGGGAGTGCCTCAGATGACGCGCCGCTACCCTTGGGCATGGTTTAGTATGCTTAAAGATGTGAATGCAAATGCAGTTCGTTTACATGCTCAGCCTTTCCCTCGTTTTTATCTGGATGTTGCCGACGAAATGGGTATCTGCATACTGGATGAAACGGGTATCTGGTCGAGCGACGGAGGACCGAAGATCGATAGCGACGATTATTGGGAGAGTTGTGTAGAACATATTCGCCGTCTTATAAAAAGAGATAAGAACTATGCATCGGTATTCGGCTGGAGTGTTTGCAACGAAACAGTTCCTGTAGCGGTACACGTATTTAAAGCACCGGAAGAGCTCATTCAAAAACAACTAGATGAAATAAACCGATGGGTAAAGGTGACAGCCGAACTAGACCCTACTCGACCTTGGATATCGGGCGATGGAGAAACCGACCGACCAACCGATCTGCCTACTGTTATCGGTCATTACGGTGGTATGGGCGGTATGCGAAAATGGGCATCGGAAGGAAAACCGTGGGGGATAGGAGAGCAGAGTATGGCATATTACGGAACTCCTAAACAATCGTCAGAGTATAACGGTAATAGATCTTACGAGAGTATGCTCGGTAGGATGGAGGGTGTAGCAATAGAAAGCTATGAACTTATAAAAACTCAACGTGACCTGAATGCTTCGTATAGCAGTATATTCAATCTGGCATGGTATGGATTGCAACCTCTTGAGCTGGGAATGAAAGATACAACACGTCCTCCTGTTGCAGATGATGGTATCTTCTTCTACTTCCAAGAAGGCGGATATGGAATGCAGCCGGAGCGCTTAGGCCCATATACTACTACTCTCAATCCGGGATATGATATGTCGTTGCCGCTTTATAGAGAATGGCCTTTGCTAGATGCTGTGCGCAAGGCTAATGCAACGCCGATGCTGCCGTATAGCGGAAAGATAGAAGATAAAAAAGAAATAGAAAAAGTAGTCCCAGCTGTCTATGCTATTGTATTATATGCTTCGGTGGATTCGAAACTAAAGGAAAATCTTGAAAATTTAGGATTGAAAATCCTCACTGATTCAAAGATCACAAATAAAACTTTGGTAATAATAGACGGAAATAATCCTCCGACAAACACCAAAGAACAACAGTTAAAAATACAGAAGGCGATTGAAGCCGGAGCAAAAATTCTCCTAATGGGCGTAAATCCACAATCAAGAGATTTCATCAATGCTATCCTTCCTTATTCTGTATCGTTGGAAGACAGAAAAGCCACTTCATTTCTGAAAGAGGGAACACCTGTTTTGTTGCAAGGATTAAATCATGCTGATTTTTATTTCTCAGAGCTTATGCCACGAGGCAAAACGGCAATGCATTATGGTATGTCAGGAGATTTTGTAATGAAATCGGATGTATTATTGAGAGCATGCAATACCGATTGGCAACGTTGGAATTATCAGGCTGAGACATCGAAGACCGGAAATGTCTTCCGTAGCGAGCGAGAATCTAAAGGAGCAGATGTGGTAATAGCCTCTCTCAAACAAGGGAACGCTGAAATAATTCTTTCTACACTCGACCTCTCAGAAATAGCCTTGGAGACCCAGTCTTTGCTTACCAAAATGCTGTTGAATCTGGGAGCTGCTATTTCCAATGATAATATAAAAAGCATGCAGGCATTAGATACTAAGGCGCAGTTACAAAAGTCACTAGTTGTATCCTTAAGTAAAGATGCTCATTCGGTAGAAGATTTATTGTCAACCGATTTTCTGAAGGGTGAGGCGGATATTATTCCTCAACTGAATACAATATCTGACAATCAATCGTGGGCAGTAGCAATTGCCGAGAATGGATTGTTTTCATTGGCAAAGCCCGAAAGAGACAGAACGGCTGTGGCTTATATGAGTTTTTGGATATATAGCCCACGCTCATTGAGTAATCTGCTGGCTGAGCCTGATATGCCGAGTTTGGATATGTTTTTAGACTTTGAAGGTGGATTTGCGGTTTACTTGAACAAGAATAAAGTATTTTCAAAAGAAAGTGTTGGGCAGGCAGAGACTAAGGTTCCTAATATAATGCTGGATAAAGGATGGAATCATATGGTTATAAAATTGGTGAATCCGAGGAATAATTCCCAGATAAAAACGAACATCCGTTTCAACTCGGCAGATAAAAACTTTATGAAGCAGATATTATCGTCTGTAGTAAGATAACGTGAAATAAAGAAAGAATAAGACATGAAAATAAAATCGATATTACTATCCTTTTTCATATTGACTTGTATAGTCTCTTGTGGACAGAAACAAAATAGCACTTCGAAAGAGAATGATAAGAATTATAAGTACGATTCGTATAATGGTTTGGTAATGGCTGGTTATCAGGGGTGGTTCAATACCCCGGATGATGGTGCTAACAGGGGTTGGTATCATTACAAAGGGAGAAAAGGATTCTGTCCCGGATCGAGCTCAGTAGACTATTGGCCTGATGTATCGGAATATGAGAAGACATATAAGACAGAGTTTGTTTTTCCCGATGGAAGCCCTGCATATACCTTTAGTTCGTATGACGAGTCTACTGTTGATACCCATTTTCGATGGATGAAAGAATATGGACTCGATGGTGTATTTATGCAACGGTTTGTGAATGAAATAAAGAATCCGAGCGGCAAGAATCATTTCAACAAAGTGCTGATCTCGGCAATGAAGGCAGCGCAGAAATATCAACGGGCTATATGTGTGATGTACGACCTGAGTGGCATGCGCTCAGGTGATGAAAAAGTTTTGCTGGACGATTTTGACGAGTTGGTAAAAGCTTATGACATCAAAGACCAAAAGAAAAATCCGTCTTATCTCCATCACAATGGAAAACCATTGGTGGTGATATGGGGTGTAGGATTTAATGATAATAGAGCATACGGATTATCTGATATAGAAATCATGGTGGATAAACTTAAAGAAAGCGGATTTAGTATAATGCTTGGAGTCCCTACATACTGGCGTACTCTTACCTCAGATACGATGGAAGATCCGAAGCTCCATGAGTTGATAAGAAAAAGTGATATAATTATGCCTTGGTTTGTAGGTCGTTACAATGAGGCTTCATATTCTCCTTTTGCCAAGCTTATATCTGAAGACATAGCCTGGTGTAAAGAAAATAAAGTAGATTATGTTCCTTTGGCCTTCCCCGGCTTTTCGTGGAAAAATCTGAAAGGTGATAATACCTCGCAGATACCTTGTAATAGAGGTTCATTCTTGTGGAAACAAATGAGTGAGTCGATAAAAGCAGGTGCAAAGTCTCTTTATATAGCAATGTTTGATGAAATTGATGAGGGAACAGCCATCTTCAAATGTGCAACACAAGTTCCTGTGGGTATATCGGGAAGCACTTTTGTTCCTATCGAAGAAGGATTGCAGAGTGATCATTATTTATGGTTGGTAGGGGAAGCAGGTAAAATGCTTCGCAAAGAAAGAGATTTGACAACCTCTCTGCCTCAAAGAAAATAAATATCTTTTGGTAGATCATTAGAGAATGAGTTCCTCCTAAGTTTTACCCATTTGATTTCAGATAGCGGCTTATAGAATGCTTATAGCCGCTATTGTTGTATAACAACCGAATACAAAAGCATAGAAACATTTTGCAAGGATGGTTGAAAATGACTATATTTAACATCTTTAAGTCAAATGCCAGTGTAAATTATTTAATTGTTAATTTTATATCATAAAAATTCATGAAATTAAACTTGATCTTAGCATTCCTTTTGGTTGCTGTTATGGCAACATCTCAAACAAGAGATTGGGAGAATCCCGAAGTTTTTGCTATCAATAAAGAAAAACCCAGAGCCTCGTTCTTGCCCTATCCCGATGCAAAGCTTGCAGCTCAAGATGACTATTCGGCATCACCTTACTTTATGTCGTTAGATGGTACCTGGAAGTTTCATTGGGTGGCTAAGCCATCCGAAGCTCCTGCTGATTTTTATAAAGAAAACTATGATGTAAGCAAATGGACAGATATGCCTGTACCGGGAAATTGGGAGTTTAACGGATTTGGTATTCCCATCTACACCAATGTAATTTACCCATTCCCAACAAATCCGCCTTATGTAAACGAGAACGATAATCCCGTAGGTTCGTATAAGCATCAATTTGATCTTCCTCAGACATGGGACGGACGCAAAGTTTTCATTCACTTTGAAGGTGGAACTACCGCTATGTATCTGTGGATAAATGGCCAGAAGGTAGGGTATACCGAGAATGCGAAGAGCCCGGCTGAATTTGATATTACTCCTTATGTGCGAAAAGGAAGAAATACTTTGGCTTGTCAGGTTTATAAATATAGTGATGGGTCGTACATTGAAGATCAGGATATGTGGCGATTGGGAGGTATCAACCGCAGTGTTTATCTCTATAGCACAGCAGAGACACGTATATCAGACTTTTTTGCACATCCTGACTTGGATGCTAATTACAAGAATGGGGTGTTTAGTCTTGATGTGGAATTGAAAAATTATGCTACCCAGAATAAAAACCAAACAGTAGAAGTTACTTTGCTCGATGGTGCAGGAAAAAGCGTATTTAGTAAATCTCAAAAAGTAACGGTTCCTTCTAATGGTTTGAAAGAAACAACTTTTAGCGGTACAGTGTCTAATCCGTTAAAATGGACAGCCGAAACGCCTAACTTATATACTTTGCTGATCTCTCTTAAAGATGAGAAAAACAAGATTGTAGAGGTTACATCTAGCAAAATAGGTTTCCGTAAAATAGAAATCAAAAATGCCCAAGTCCTTATTAATGGCAAAAAGGTGTACTTTAAAGGAGTCAATCTGCACGAATATAATTATAAGACAGGGCAGGTTGTAAACCGCGAGGTGATGATGCGCAATATACAGTTGATGAAAGAATTGAATATTAATGCCGTGCGTACATCTCACTATCCTCAGCCTACATTGTGGTATAAGCTGTGCGACCAATACGGAATCTATCTGGTAGATGAGGCAAATCAAGAGTCGCATGGATTGGGATATGGTCCGAGCAATGTATCTAACCTTCCTGAATGGAATGCCACTCATATGGACAGAATAAAGAACGTGGTGGAAAGAGATAAAAATCATGCGTCGGTTATTTTCTGGTCGTTAGGGAATGAGTCCGGCAATGGCAAAGCATTTTTCGATACTTATGATTGGGCAAAAGCAAGAGATAAGAGCCGCCCTGTGCAATACGAACAAGCACATCAAAGAGACAGGAATACTGATATATTCTGCCCGATGTATCCATCATGGGAATCTATGAAGCGTGATGCTGCCAGAGATTTGGAGAAACCTTATATTATGTGTGAATATGCACATGCGATGGGAAATAGTATGGGTAATATGCAAGAATACTGGGACGTTATGCGTAGCAGTAAGAATATGCAAGGAGGTTTTATTTGGGAATGGTACAATCATGGTTTCCCTGCAAAAGATGATCAGGGCAGATTCTTCTGGGCGTATGGTGGCGACCTGGGCGGATATAACCTTGTTAATGATGGAAATTTCTGTATGGATGGTATGATTAGCCCCGATCAGAATTATTTGCCACATACTCACATTGTAAAAAAAGTGTATCAAAATATACTATTCAAAGCGAAAGATCTGAATAATGGTATCATAACAGTGATAAATGATTATAAATTCACTGATCTTACAAATGATAACTACTCTTACGAATGGGTGTTGTTGAAGAATGGCAACGTGGAATCGAAAGGAACATTTGACGTATCCGTCCCTGCCGACTCTCAGAAAGATGTGAAACTAAATATACCGCAAATAAAGGCTGAGCCGGGAGTGGAGTATTTCTTACAGGTTTACGCTTACAATAAGAAAGAAACACCTTTCCTAAAGGCCGGATTTGAAGTAGCAAAAGAAGAATTTGCATACGATACAAACAACTATTTTACTGAAAAAGGAAAGTCAGGCTCATTAAATATTTCTAAAGAGCAGGATCAGATAATCGTAACATCAGGCACTCTGAAATATCAGTTTGCGACAAAAGACACACGTCGTGGACTTACCCGGTTTGAGAGTGACGGAAGACCTGTAATGCGCGAATTGCCTCGTTTCAACTTCTGGAGGGGGCCTACCGATAATGACTTTGGTGCAAACGATCAGATTAATCTTCGCTTGTGGGAAGTGGCAGGAGATAATACCCGTTACAGCTATTTGGGCAGTGAAGAGAAAGACGGAAATATTGCTATAAAATATGAATGTAAACTGTCTGCCATAGAAGCAAAAGTAGATCTGACGTATACCGTGAATAAGGATGGAAGCCTGAATATAAAGGCTGATTATAAGGCATTGTCAGATAATTTGCCGGATATGATGCGATTTGGAATGATAATGACTTTGCCTAGAGAATACAATGACTTTGCATGGTATGGACGTGGTCCTCATGAAAATTATATAGATCGCAAACATGATTCATTCATGGGTGTTTGGAAAGGGAAGGTAGAAGATCAGGCATTTAGTTATTACCGTCCACAAGAAACAGGAAATAAGACTGATGTGCGTTGGTTGACTCTCACAAATGGCCAGAATAAAGGTGTTCGTGTTGAAGGAGGGCAACCTTTGTCTGTAAGTGCAACTAATTATAAGCCGGAAGATCTGGATCCGGGTAGAACCAAAAAGCAACAGCACTGGTCGGATGTATTGCCTCGAAATGAAGTTGTACTTTGTGTAGATTTGTTTCAACGCGGGGTAGCCGGCTTAGATTCGTGGGGTGCAAGACCTTTAAGCAAGTATAGTTTTACTGATAAAGAATATAGTTACAACTTTACGATAAGCCTTGAGAAGTAACTTATAAAAAATATAATATTCATGAAATGCTTGTGTTTTTATTTAACACAAGCATTTTTTTTATTTAAAAGGAGTACAATCTCTACTGTCTACCGAATAAAAGGCTTTTAACCACAGTATACTCTCTATCCAAAAAGTTTAAGTCATATATCATCTTATTTATTTAAAATTATGTTGTTATTTTTGTACAAGTTCGTAGAAGTAGTAATATAGACAAATATGTAACACAAGATATCACATGAAAAAGAGTTATGCTAGTTATTTATTATGTATCCTATTGCTTTGTTTATATTCCTCTTTTGCAAAAGCAAATAATCCATATATTGTAAACTTTGATAGAAACACATACGGTGCAGCAAACAAAAACTGGTCTATAGATCAGGATGAAAGAGGGTGTACTTATTTTGGAAATGATATCGGGTTGCTGCAATTTAATGGCGTAGAGTGGAAGCTTTTTCAGATGGCCAACAGGTCTGTGGTAAGGAGTGTGGCAGTACTCGATCATCAAACGATATTTACCGGTGGTTATGAAGAATTTGGCCTTTGGAAAAGAGATATTTCCGGGCAATTGAAATATACATCATTAAAATCTTTGGTTGATCAGAAATCGATGCAGGAAAATGATTTCTGGAAGATATGGTTTAATGATAATAAGGTGTACTTTCAATCTTTTAATTCCATTTTCATATACGATTATAAAACTGTTAAGCAAATAAAGATAAATAAGAATATTCTTTTTTTGCTGAAAGTCCGTGGACAATTTTGGGTACAAGAAATGCAAGGCGAATTGTTCCGATTGATAGACGATAAGCTTACAAAAATAAATGATGGAGCGTTTTTCACAGGGAAAGATGTCAGAACGATTTTACCTTACAAAAAAGATCAATATTTGATCTGTACTGCAACTAACGGTCTTTATATCTATGATGGGGTGAAAAGCTCCCCTTGGAATACTCCCATTTCATCAGCTTTGAAGCTAAATGAACTTAATTGTGGATTACTCACTTCACGAGGAACATATTTTTTTGGTTCTATCCTTAACGGTATATATGAGGTTGACGAAAACGGCAATATATTAAATCATTTTTCTACAGCCACAGAGCTTAACAACAATACGGTATTATCGTTGCGCGAAGACAAAAACGGAAATTTTTGGGCCGGATTAGATAGGGGGATAGCATATATACAGTATCTAGACAATATGAGTTATTATACTGATCCGAATGGAAATATAGGGGCTGTATATGATGCTTTTTATTGGAAAAATAAACTCTATATAGGAACTAATCAGGGGCTGTTTTATATGCCTGAGGGTAAACTGCAATCAGTAAACTCTCTAGAAAACCTTAGATTGGTAAACGGAACGCAAGGACAAGTATGGAGTTTGCGTGTTATAGACAATAAGCTGATATGTTGCCACAATCGTGGTGCGATGATTATCGAGGATGATAAGTCATATCCTTATTTACCTTTTATAATGTCTGGCATCTATGATATAAAAGAATATACGGTAAATAAAGCTGAAATATTAGCTGTATCAACTTACAATCACTTGAAGATAGTTCATAAAGGAACAAATAAGGTCTATGATATAGACGAGAGCCGAGGACCTGTCTTCAAGAGTGAACTCGATCATCTGGGAAATATATGGGTTCAGCATCCATACAAAGGGACTTACAGATACCTATTCAATGACGATGTGATGGGCGTAAAGAGTTGGAGTTATTATGGAGATAATACGCAAGAAAATTTGCCTCATAAACTATCGATGTTTAAAGTGGGAGGGCGTATAATCTTGTTCGGCGATAATAATTTTCTGACGTATGACGAAATAGATAATACGATCAAGCCAAACGAGAAGCTGAATAACTGCTTTAAGTCTATTAATAAAATAAAGAAGATTATTCATATCAAGGATAATTCTTTCTGGGCTATAACGGATAAAAGCCTTTTCAAATTCAGTTATGATGGGAGTGAAGCCAAAATTGAAGAAAGATATAATATCGGGGTTCATAAACTATCGTTAGTAGAAGGATACGAGAATATTTCTATCTTGAATGATTCAATAAACTTCATTTGTTTAGATAATGGCTTCCTACTCTATAATGACAAAATTCCTGCAAAGAAATATAAGTCGGTTCAGGACAGGCCATATCTGGAAACCTTAGAGATAAAATCAACGAAAGGGAAGTTCGATTTTAGAGATCCGGCAACATTGTCTGAGGTTCCTTACGAATATAATTCGGTTACTTTTAGTTTTATATCCGATCAGGTATTAAGCCGAAATCTTTTATTCCAGTACAAGCTGGTAGGAATAGATAATGAATGGTCGAAACCTCAGAAGATAGATAAAGTAACCTATGACCGTTTATCTGCCGGAAAATATACGTTCATGCTTCGTACTACAGACAATATTGGCTACACATCCGAGATTACTACGTCTCAGTTTGTTGTATTGTCTCCTTGGTATTTATCTTTGTGGGCTTACCTGATCTATATATTACTTATTATGTTTGTTGCATATATCGTATGGGTTATCATCCTAAAGAGATATAAGAATAAACACCTGCAAAAAATAAGACAGAGAGAAGCCGAAAGACTACAAACCATAAATCAGGAATTACAAAGTGAAATAGAGAAAAAAGATGCGGAAATCTTCGACCAGACTTCATTTACTATCCAAAAGAATGAGATTATACTGTCTATAAAAGAAGTGATTGATGAGTTCTGTCTTTCAAGTGATAATAAAACTTTGAAGCTTTTATATCAGAAGGTATTGCCTATCTTAAACAATAATTTGGAGGATGATAACGATTGGAAAATCTTATTGATAAAATTTGAACAGAAACACACTAATTTCTTCAAGAAATTGAAGATTCTATATCCCGAACTCACCCCCAACGACCTTAAACTTTGCGCATGTTTGAAGCTAAATCTCGAGACAAAAGACATTGCCTCTCTTATGAATTTATCGACGAGATCGGTCGAAAACAATCGTTATAGACTGAGAAAGAAACTTAACCTCAGGTCTACACAGAATCTAAATGATTTTATTTTAAATCTCGATTAATTTAAAATAATATTCTGTAATACATTTGTTTATGTGTGTTAGAGTGGAAAGTGTGCATTGTTAATGTACGTTAAATAGAGTGCGTGCGTATTTGATGTGAACCCTCCTTTTACATGATCTTGTCTGTGTGCTTTAATTTTGGCATAAATCTAAATATCATGGAAAGAGTCACCTCACTCTATAGCCGGTTGGCTATTGTAAACATTACTCCTGCCTTATTATTTAGATTAATTGGTTAACAGTTAATTAAAGTAATTTGAACTATGAAAAAATCCAAAAAAGACTTTATTTCAGGGAATCTGAATTCACTGATTTTGCGGTATTTATTATTCCTGTTTTGTTTCCTATTAACCACAGGAAATATTTATGCTCAAACGAAAACTATTTCAGGAATTATAAAGGACGAAGCCAATGAACCGCTGATTGGCGTTACTGTACAAATAAAGGGAACAAACAATGGTACTATTACCGATATCGATGGTAGATATACTATTGCAGCTGCTACAGGCAATGTTTTAGTATTTACGTATGTGGGAATGCAAACACAAGAAGTAACTGTTGGCTCACAAGCAAGTATCGATGTAGTTATGAAAAACGACAGCCGGATGCTTGCCGAAACAGTCGTGATCGGTTATGGTAGTGCAAAAGCAAAAGACTTGACATCTCCTATTGCTACTATCAAAGGGGATGATGTCAACAGGCATCTTACAGCATCGCCGATGCAAGCAATGCAGGGTAAAGTACCCGGACTACAGGTAATCAACACCGGTCAGCCGGGAAGTTCGCCTAAAGTACGTATCCGTGGTGTCGGAAACTATGATGATTCTAAAACCGGACCCTTGTATGTTGTAGATGGTATGTTCTTCGATAATATCGACTTCTTGAATAACAGTGATATCGAAAACATGAGCGTACTCAAAGACGCTTCTTCTGCTGCTATTTATGGAGTACGTGCAGCGAATGGAGTTATCATTGTTACAACTAAAAAAGGCTTGACAGACAGAAAACCTCAGGTTACTTATGATGGTTACTTTGGTTTGCAAAAAGCTTCTAACCTGGTAAAGATGGCTAACTCTCAGCAATATGCGACAGTGATGAAAGAAATCGGTAATACAAATACTATCGATCAGTCTATCGCTAAGTTTGGTGGTGCTAATGGTATTCCCTCTGTAAATACCGATTGGTATGACGAAATATTGAGAGTAGCACCTATGCATAGCCATGCTATAAATGTTAACGGAGGTGGAGAAAAAACAACGTATTCAATCGGTATTAGTTATTTGAACCAGAAAGGTATCTTGGATAGCGACAATGGTTATGAGAGATTAAATATGCGTTCTAAAGTAGATATAGGTATCACCAACTGGTTGAAAGTAGGAGGTAGCTTTATTGTTGTAAACAGTGATCAAAAGCTTGCAAATAACAGTGCTTTTGGCAATGCGTATACATCACCTTCTATATATCCGGCTTATGATGCGAATAATAGCATTGCATCGCCTACCAAATATGGATCGGCACAAGATGTAGGGCTAACAAACTACTTTTGGAATCCGGTGGCTATTGCTGATTATTACAACAACAAAGTGGGGGTGACAGAAGTTCTTCCGGCACTTTACATGGAGTTGTCTTTCTTAGAAAATAAGTTGACATTCAGAACTTCTTACAATCAGGATTTGTCTTTCCAACGCAATCGTTTATTCTTACCGATATATACTGTTTCGGCCAGTCAACAAAATAAGAAAACGCAGTTGACTAAATCTCAGAAATATACAAACAATTGGTTGATAGATAATATCCTGACATATAGAGACACTTTTGATGAGAAACACAATGTGACTCTGATGGCAGGTAATTCTATAAGAAAAGAGAGATGGGAAAGAATGCGCTTGCAAGGCGAAGGTATCCCTGATGGAAGAGACGAGTACTGGTACTTACACAACGGTTCTATTATCGAACAAGGAGCAGATGCG from Dysgonomonas mossii encodes:
- a CDS encoding glycoside hydrolase family 71/99-like protein; its protein translation is MKIKSILLSFFILTCIVSCGQKQNSTSKENDKNYKYDSYNGLVMAGYQGWFNTPDDGANRGWYHYKGRKGFCPGSSSVDYWPDVSEYEKTYKTEFVFPDGSPAYTFSSYDESTVDTHFRWMKEYGLDGVFMQRFVNEIKNPSGKNHFNKVLISAMKAAQKYQRAICVMYDLSGMRSGDEKVLLDDFDELVKAYDIKDQKKNPSYLHHNGKPLVVIWGVGFNDNRAYGLSDIEIMVDKLKESGFSIMLGVPTYWRTLTSDTMEDPKLHELIRKSDIIMPWFVGRYNEASYSPFAKLISEDIAWCKENKVDYVPLAFPGFSWKNLKGDNTSQIPCNRGSFLWKQMSESIKAGAKSLYIAMFDEIDEGTAIFKCATQVPVGISGSTFVPIEEGLQSDHYLWLVGEAGKMLRKERDLTTSLPQRK
- a CDS encoding glycoside hydrolase family 71/99-like protein → MNFKGIFFVLAAIILTLPSGRILAQARKHAPTTAYPSYKGMIMAGYQGWFRAPADGVMYPDEKQVRIDMWPDVREYEKTYPTGLKLADGSTARFFSSTDKSTVDLHFKWMQEYGVDGVFMQRFFSAAQAKARQGGQTAVIKNAFEAASKYQRAIAIMYDLSGLSKSGEDCSSLIEDWKYLVDSIKVTNQKGNKTYLFFNGKPLVAIWGIGFPDRPYNTRDIGIDRFIDFLKNDPEYGGCSVMLGVPTFWRELNADCLPDPYLHTIIRKADIVLPWTVQRFSPLLHNDMDRYRDLIIGDIEWCRQNKIDYVPCVTPGFSWHNLSRFEFPDDIKPSGSIPRQGGRFYWQQISTAINAGASMLYVAMFDEVNEGTAIFKCTDNPPVSDIAKFVGMDGMPSDHYLWLTGEATKMMRRQKPLSIKMPKRE
- a CDS encoding glycoside hydrolase family 2 protein, whose protein sequence is MRKYFILTVLIALSISMYATERIKYPYPFNPMQGLVNDVEKPYRQELCLNGKWDFMPIYGAKASDFKKPVTFKKENVAIKIPSPWNVNHFTDGQGGDFTAYPSYPKEWEKAEIGWMRKDVSVPSDWSGKQVILHFEAVMGKTEVYVNGQKVAENFELFLPFEADITSFIKPGQENEILVGVAKGSLFDNHGKYGRRTYVGGSMWGIEMAGIWQDVYMFAYNQVYVEDLFIQPDVQNKKLRIELDIKNASSQKRTLNLDAEVKKWYNLAGRTINESPEQKGEVAAQASLTFPTEKKIVLQPNSTTKVIIEKIVNGELEYWTPETPNLYGLVVNVTENNKTIDKKYNRFGWRQFTISGDRLLLNGKQISLRGDSWHFMGVPQMTRRYPWAWFSMLKDVNANAVRLHAQPFPRFYLDVADEMGICILDETGIWSSDGGPKIDSDDYWESCVEHIRRLIKRDKNYASVFGWSVCNETVPVAVHVFKAPEELIQKQLDEINRWVKVTAELDPTRPWISGDGETDRPTDLPTVIGHYGGMGGMRKWASEGKPWGIGEQSMAYYGTPKQSSEYNGNRSYESMLGRMEGVAIESYELIKTQRDLNASYSSIFNLAWYGLQPLELGMKDTTRPPVADDGIFFYFQEGGYGMQPERLGPYTTTLNPGYDMSLPLYREWPLLDAVRKANATPMLPYSGKIEDKKEIEKVVPAVYAIVLYASVDSKLKENLENLGLKILTDSKITNKTLVIIDGNNPPTNTKEQQLKIQKAIEAGAKILLMGVNPQSRDFINAILPYSVSLEDRKATSFLKEGTPVLLQGLNHADFYFSELMPRGKTAMHYGMSGDFVMKSDVLLRACNTDWQRWNYQAETSKTGNVFRSERESKGADVVIASLKQGNAEIILSTLDLSEIALETQSLLTKMLLNLGAAISNDNIKSMQALDTKAQLQKSLVVSLSKDAHSVEDLLSTDFLKGEADIIPQLNTISDNQSWAVAIAENGLFSLAKPERDRTAVAYMSFWIYSPRSLSNLLAEPDMPSLDMFLDFEGGFAVYLNKNKVFSKESVGQAETKVPNIMLDKGWNHMVIKLVNPRNNSQIKTNIRFNSADKNFMKQILSSVVR